From the Musa acuminata AAA Group cultivar baxijiao chromosome BXJ1-2, Cavendish_Baxijiao_AAA, whole genome shotgun sequence genome, one window contains:
- the LOC135609705 gene encoding zinc finger CCCH domain-containing protein 39-like: MEPPPPKKRRFVLHPPPQQPPTMIPPVPNMPSSISTMLPPLPPPAIDPNLVFYKTRLCQNFSTRGVCPYGHLCRFAHGPADLREPVPNWQDIAGTHKTKLCRSFAAGACPYGDRCLYSHSHARGSGSAVRPTLPAAPVANASRSNERCVSAHGSAVLKKTPMSVAEAAKDYSEEATRSSTLPRSANSPTHVGTGTPPPPSSEPTLKCFPRLRRIKKLNHIYADWID, from the exons ATGGAGCCTCCCCCGCCAAAGAAACGTCGGTTCGTCTTACACCCACCACCACAACAACCCCCTACCATGATTCCTCCCGTTCCAAACATGCCTTCATCGATCTCTACGATGCtccctccccttcctcctcccgCCATTGACCCAAACCTCGTGTTCTACAAGACTCGACTGTGCCAGAATTTTAGCACCAGGGGCGTCTGCCCCTACGGCCACCTCTGCAGGTTCGCCCACGGACCTGCCGACCTCCGCGAGCCGGTGCCCAACTGGCAGGATATCGCCGGGACGCACAAGACCAAATTGTGCCGGAGCTTTGCCGCCGGTGCCTGCCCTTACGGCGACAGATGCTTGTACTCGCACTCGCATGCACGAGGGAGTGGCTCGGCCGTGAGACCGACGCTGCCTGCAGCGCCTGTAGCCAACGCCAGCCGATCCAACGAGAGATGCGTCTCCGCGCATGGTTCTGCAG TGTTGAAGAAGACTCCGATGAGCGTTGCGGAGGCAGCGAAGGATTATTCGGAAGAGGCTACGAGAAGCAGTACTCTTCCCAGATCTGCAAACTCTCCGACCCACGTTGGGACAGGAACACCACCACCACCCAGCTCAGAACCAACATTGAAGTGTTTCCCAAGGTTGCGGAGGATAAAGAAGCTGAACCATATTTACGCAGACTGGATCGATTGA